CGGGAGGCGTAGTTCGGCGCGCGCGGCGCGGATGTCTGACGCTTCGGCGTGCGCGCCGCTGTGGCTGTGCCGCCGGCCTTGGCGCGGCCGGGAAGGTTGAGCCTGTGCACCTTGCCGATAACGGCGTTTCGGCTGACCCCGCCAAGCTGCGCAGCAATCTGGCTGGCGCTCAGTCCTTCGGCCCAAAGCTTCTTGAGTTTCTCGACCCGCTCGTCTGTCCAGTTCATGCCCTGTCTCCACCTTTTGCGTTGGTGATGGCAGAATCCCTCACCGTTGTCCCGGAAGCCTCCGAAACAAGAAACGCTTGATCAATTTTGGTGACTAGTTCCGCCGCATGCAGTCTAGTAATTGAACTTTAACCTAGTGTGAGGCTGACTCCGTGACAAGAGTCGCGGGAATCCGGATGAATCGAATTTCAAGTTTTCCCCAACTTGCTGCCTCTGCGTGTCATTTCTGCAATAATGCCTGTTGAAGGCCGAAAGTGCCGCTGTACAAGCTTGCTGCATACGCTAAGGCCGCAGTTTTGTTGACATTGCAGCGCGAAAAGGAAATAGTACCGCTTGCCGCCGAAAGGCGGCATTTTTGATTTTTCGGGCCTGGTTTTCTTAGCCGGAGTCCGGCGATTGACAACGCTGATCGGGAGACCCGCGCCATGGCCGAAGCCGCGCCGCTTTATGACACCTATTCTCGTGCCCCGCTGCGGTTCGAGCGAGGCGAGGGCGTATGGCTGATCACCGAGAGCGGCGAGCGTTATCTCGATTTCGGCGCCGGTGTCGCCGTCACCTCCGTCGGCCATGGCAATCCGCATGTGGTCGCCGCCTTGAAGGAGCAGGCCGACAAGGTCTGGCACCTCTCCAACATCTATGAAATCCCCGGCCAGGAGCGCCTGGCCAAACGCCTGACGGACGCCACCTTCGCTGACAAGGTGTTCTTCACCAATTCCGGTGCCGAGGCGCTCGAATGCGCCATCAAGACGGCTCGCCGCTATCAGTTTTCCAAAGGCCATCCCGAGCGTTTCCACATCATCACCTTCGAAGGGGCCTTCCATGGGCGCACGCTTGCGACGATCGCCGCCGGCGGCCAGGAGAAATATCTCGAAGGCTTCGGCCCCAAGGCGCCGGGTTTTGATCAGGTGCCGTTCGGCGATATCGAAGCGGTCCGCGCCGCGATCACCGATGCGACGGCAGCAATCCTAATCGAGCCGGTGCAGGGCGAGGGCGGCGTGCGTCCCGCCACGACTGAGTTCATGAAGGCGCTCCGCCGGATTTGCGACGAGAACGGCCTGCTTCTGATCCTTGACGAGGTCCAGACCGGCGTCGGCCGCACCGGCAAGCTCTTCGCTCATGAATGGTCCGGCATCACGCCTGATATCATGGCCGTTGCCAAGGGCATTGGCGGCGGTTTCCCGCTTGGCGCCTGCCTTGCCACGGCCGAGGCTGCCTCCGGCATGAAGGCCGGCACGCATGGTTCGACCTATGGCGGCAATCCGCTGGCCATGGCCGTCGGCAGTGCCGTGCTCGACGTCATCCTCGCCGAGGGTTTCCTGGAGCATGTGCGCGACGTCGCGCTCGTCTTCCGCCAGGGGCTGGCCTCGCTGAAGGACCGTTATCCCGATGTGATCGAGGATATCCGAGGCGAGGGGCTTCTGCTCGGCGTCAAGGCTGCGGTTCCCTCGGCCGAATTGCTGCAGGCGATCCGCGCCGCGCATCTGCTCGGCGTGCCGGCCGGCGACAACGTCATCCGCCTTCTTCCGCCGCTGGTGGTCACCGCCGAGGAAGCCCGCGAGGGGCTCGCGCGCCTCGAGCGCGCCGCCGAGAGCATCCGCGCCGCCAAGATCAAGAAGACGGCTTGAAGGGATCGCCGCCTTCGGGCGCACGACAGGTAAGAACATGGCTCCTAAACATTTCCTCGATCTTTCGGCCGTTACATCGGCCGACCTCAGAACCATCATGAACGACGCGCTTTCTCGCAAGCAGGCCTTCAAGGCTGGCAAGGGCGACAAGCCGCTCGCCGGCAAGATGCTGGCGATGATCTTCGAGAAGCCGTCGACGCGCACCCGCGTCTCCTTCGACGTCGGCATGCGCCAGCTCGGCGGCGAAACGCTGTTCCTGTCGGGTACCGAAATGCAGCTCGGCCGCGCCGAGACGATCGGCGACACCGCCAAGGTTCTGTCGCGCTATGTCGATGCGATCATGATCCGCACCACCGAGCATTCGCGCCTGCTGGAGCTTGCCGAACATGCGACCGTGCCTGTGATCAACGCCCTGACGGACGATACCCATCCGTGCCAGATCATGGCCGATATCATGACCTTCGAGGAGCATCGCGGCCCGATCAAAGGCAAGACCATCGCCTGGACCGGCGACGGCAACAATGTGCTGCATTCGCTGGTCGAAGGTGCCGCGCGCTTCGGCTACCGCATGAACATGGCCGTACCCCTTGGTTCGGAGCCCAAGGATCACTATCTGAACTGGGCCCGCAACGAGGGCGCCGAAATCATGCTATGCCATGATGCCGACCGTGCGGTCGAAGGCGTCGATTGCGTGGTGACCGATACCTGGGTCTCCATGAATCAGGAACATCGGGCCCGGGGTCATAACGTCTTCCAGCCTTATCAGGTCAATGCGGCCTTGATGGCCAAGGCCGGCAGCGATGCATTGTTCATGCATTGCCTGCCCGCGCATCGCGGTGAGGAAGTGACGGACGAGGTGATCGACGGCCCGCAATCCGTCGTCTTCGATGAAGCGGAAAACCGTCTTCATGCGCAGAAGTCGATTCTTGCTTGGTGCCTGGGCGCGATCTGAACCATCAATCGGATGTCGCGCGTGATAAGCGCGCGACCGCGCGAGCGAAGGGTACGCTGACCCTTTGCTTGAAAACTAGGAGTGAAAGCCATGGCAGAAGCTGCAGCCGCCCTCGGCCAGTTCGATTTCGCCGGCGATGATCATGTCGTCCCCTTTCAGGTGGAGGGTCTGGATGTGCGCGGCCGCGCCGTCCAGCTCGGCCCGATGCTCGATGCGATCCTCGAGCGCCATCATTATCCCGCGCCCGTCGCCCGGCTGCTTGCCGAAGTCGTCGTGCTGACGGTGCTGCTCGGCACCTCGCTGAAGTTTGACGGCAAGTTCACCGTGCAGACCAAGGGCGACGGCCCGGTCGATCTGCTCGTCGCCGATTTCTCGACACCTGAGAACGTGCGCGCCTATGCCCGTTTCGATCGGGCGCTGCTCGACCAGGCCATTGCGTCAGGCGAGACCGAGCCGGAGCAACTGCTCGGCAAGGGCGTGCTCGCCTTCACCATCGATCAGGGCAAGTTTGCTCAGCCCTATCAGGGCATTGTCGCGCTCGACGGCACCTCGCTTGAGGAGATCGCCGGCGTCTATTTCCGCCAGTCGGAGCAGATCCCGACGCGTGTGCGCCTGGCTGCGGCCGAACTCTTCGACCGTGACGACGCCGGCAAGCCGCGCCACCGCTGGCGGGCAGGCGGCCTCGTCGCCCAGTTCCTGCCGGAGGCGCCGGAGCGTATGCGCCAGCCCGATCTCCACGGCGGCGACGGCGACACCGGCGACCGCCCGCATGGTGAGGACGATGCCTGGACCGAAGCCCGCTCGCTGGTCGAGACCATCGACGCCGACGAGCTGACCGATCCGCTTGTCGGCACCGAACGGCTGTTGTTCCGCCTGTTCCACGAGCGCGGCGTGCGCGTCTTCGAGCCCCGCGCCGTCTTCGACCGCTGCAGCTGTTCGCGGGAAAAGATCGGCAACGTGCTGAAGGGTTTCACCGCCGAGGAGATCGAGGCCAGCCAGGAAAACGGCGAGATATCCGTCACCTGCGAATTCTGCTCGACCACCTACCGCTTCGAAGCGGCCGAGCTTCAGCCGGCGGAATAATTCTCGGCGCCAAAAACCCCTCCCAAAAGGGGAGAGGCTTGGATGCCGCACCCACCGTTTTCCATTTCACCGTCTCCCCAAAGACGCTGATGTCTGCTGCATTTGGCGCATTGCGTTAGAGCGGATCATTTCTTATCGGAATCGGTGCGGGATTCCCAAATCAGCAGATTTGTGATTCATGATGGATGCTGGAATGGAGGCCAGCATCCATGACGCGACCCTATTCGAATGATCTTCGCGAGCGAGTCATTGCAGCGGTTGTGGACGGTCAGAGCTGCCGGGTGGTGGCGGAGCGGTTCAACATAGCTATCTCATCCGTGGTGAAGTGGTCGCAGCGTTATCGGGCCACCGGTAGTGTGTCGCCCGGTAAGATGGGCGGCCATCGCCGACGTGTGCTGGAGCCGCACCGCGCCTTCATTGTCGAGCAGATCGAGCAGACATCACATCTGACGCTACATCGGCTGAAGGATGAGTTAGCCGCCCGCGGTGTGAGCGTCTCCCACAATGCCATCTGGCAATTCATGCGCCGCGAGGGCTTGAGCTTTAAAAAAAACGCTGTTCGCCCTTGAGCAGGGCCGCGCCGACATTGCCCGCCGCAGAGCTCGCTGGAAAGCCTGGCAAGACCGCTTCGATCCGAAGCGGCTCGTCTTTATTGACGAGACCTGGATCCGCACCAACATGGCGCCGTTACGCGGCTGGGGGCCGAGGGGCAAAAGATTACGCGGCTTTGCCCCGCATGGCCGCTGGCGCACCCTCACCTTCCTCGGCGCCCTACGCTGCGACAAGCTCACTGCACCCTGCGTCTTCGACGGTCCCATCAATGGCGAATGCTTTCACGCCTATGTCCGCCAGCAGTTGATCCCGACCCTCAAACCTGGCGACATCGTCATCCTCGATAATCTCGGCTCTCACAAAGCCAAGGCCATCCGCGATGCCATCAGGGCCGTCGGCGCCAGGCTCTGGTTCCTGCCGAAATATTCCCCCGACCTTAACCCGATCGAGCAGGCCTTCGCCAAGATCAAGCACTGGATGCGCCAGGCCCAAAAGCGAACCATCGAGGAAACCTGGCGCCATCTGGGCATACTCGCCGACACTATCAAGCCAGAGGAATGCGCCAACTACTTCTCAAATGCTGGCTACGCTTCCGTCAAAACATGAAAGGCTCTAGCCCCTCCCCTTGTGACGAGGGACTTTTTCAGATCTCGGCAATCTCTTGAGTGGGAACTTGCCCCTCAATTCAGCACGCGCAGCAGCCCCGGTGAATCCAGCGAGAAGGCGGGGATGTCGACGTCGAAAAGCTCGCCTTCATCCGTTTCCATCTGGTAATGGCCGAACATCAGCCCGGAGGGCGTGTCGAGCGGGCAGCCGGAGGAATATTCGTAGGTATCGCCGGGGCTGAGCCGCGGCTGTTCGCCGACGACGCCGGGGCCGGTCACCTCGTCTACCTGGCCGTTCTGGTCGGTGATGTTCCAGTAGCGGTTGACCAGACGAACGGCGACGCCGGAATTGTTGCTGATGACGATCCGGTAACCCCAGACATAGCGATCGTCCTCCGGATCGGATTGCTCCTCCAGATAGAACGGTTCGACCACGACTTCGATATCTCTTGTGAGGGCGCGATACATGCCTTGCACCATAGTCAAGATATGTTACCCGTATCTTATAAAGAGGCCCTGTTCGTCAAGAAACGGAACGTTTATCATCGGTCAAATGGTGATGATCGAAGGGTTTTCGATCGTTAAGCCTAACTGTCAGCGTTAATTTTACTTCGCAACGCCAGCGCGGGTGGACTTGTTCCCGCGGATCGGCGGCCGGCTCCGGACGAAGTCCGGCCGCTATTCCAGTCGCTCAGGCCGAAACTTTGGTAAGCGCCCGCGCGAAATCCTCGATCAGGTCGTCCGTGTCCTCGATGCCGGCCGAAAGCCGCACCGTGCCCGGCGAGATGCCGAGTTCGGCGCGCGCCTCTTCCGTCAGGTTCTTGTGCGTGGTCGTTGCCGGATGGGTGATCAGGCTCTTGCTGTCGCCGAGATTGTTGGAAATCTTGATGATCTCAAGCGCGTTCTGCAGCGCGAAGGCCGCCTCCTTGCCGCCCTTCAGCTCGAAGCAGACGAGCGTCGAGCCACCCGTCATCTGCTTGGCGATGATTTCGGCCTGCGGATGGTCCTTGCGGCCGGGATAGATCACCTTGGCGACTTTGCCTTGCTCCGCCAGGAAATCGGCGATCTTCGCTGCATTCTCGGTCTGCTGGCGCACGCGCAGCGGCAGTGTCTCGATGCCCTTCAGAAGCGTCCAGGCATTGAACGGCGACATGGCTGGGCCGGTATGACGGAAATAGTCGTGCAGGTTCTCGTCGATCCATGCCTTGTCGGCGAGCACCACGCCGCCGAGGCAGCGGCCCTGGCCGTCAATATGCTTGGTTGCGGAATAGACGACGATATGAGCGCCGAGCTCCAAGGGCTTCTGGAAGAGCGGCGTCGCAAAAACATTGTCGACGATCAGCTTGGCGCCGACCTGATTGGCGAGCTTGGCGACGCCTGATATATCGACTACTTCGAGCGTCGGGTTGGTCGGGCTTTCCAGGAAGAACACCTTGGTATTCGGGCGGATCGCCTTTTCCCAGTTGGCGAGATCCCGGCCGTCGACCAGCGTGCACTCGACGCCGTATTTCGGCGCCAGCGTTTCCACGACCCAACGGCAGGAGCCGAACAGGGCGCGGGCGGCGACGATATGGTCGCCTGCCTTCACCTGGCAGAGAACGGCGGCGGCGACGGCCGCCATGCCGGAGGCGGTGGCACGGGCATCTTCGGCGCCTTCCAATGCACACATGCGCTTTTCGAACATGTCATTGGTGGGGCTGCCGTAGCGGGCGTAGATGAAGCCGTCCGTTTCGCCCTTGAAGCGGGCTTCGGCCGCCTCCGACGTGTCATAGACGAAACCCTGGGTGAGATAGATTGCCTCCGACGTTTCGCCATATTGCGAACGCAGCGTGCCGCCATGGACGAGTTGGGTTGCCGGGCGCCAGGTCTTGCTCATGCCATCACCTTCACATAACAAAAAAACCGGCCGCAAAAGCAGACCGGTTTCAACCCGGTCTTTTTAGCCACTTGTTTAACGTGGCTGCAAGCCGACCGGCCAAATCACCACGGGATAATTCTGCAATACTGCTGTTAGCTGCTTGCGTCAATTCCCCGTATTTGGTTTTGTCGGCGGCAAAATGATGGATGGGGCATGATGGCTCGCGAAACTGGAATTCTGGCGGACCGCGCGATTGCGGCGCTGTTCGAAACGGGGCGTCTGAACTCCGAGCGGGAGCTCGACCGCGATCAGATCCAGCCGGCAAGTCTCGACCTGCGCTTAGGAAGCAAGGCTTTTCGTGTGCGCGCTTCCTTCATGCCGGGGCCTTCGCATCTGGTGTCGGACAAGCTCGATCGGCTGAGCCTGCACGTGATCGATCTGTCCCAGGGCGCGGTGCTCGAAACCGGCTGCGTCTATATCGTGCCGCTGATGGAGAGCCTCGCGCTCCCGGCCGACATGTCGGCGTCGGCCAATCCGAAGAGCTCGACCGGCAGGCTCGATATCTTCACCCGCGTCATCACCGACTACGCCCAGGAATTCGACAAGATCCCGGCAGGTTATTCCGGCCCGCTCTATCTCGAAATCAGCCCGCGGACCTTTCCGATCGTCGTGCGCCGCGGCTCGCGCCTGTCGCAGATCCGCTTCCGCGTCGGCCAATCCGTGCTCGGCGAGCCGGAACTTCTGAAGCTGCATGAAAGCGAGACGCTGGTTGCCAGCAAGCAGCCGAACGTGTCGGGCGGCGGCATCGCGCTGTCGATCGATCTCAGCGGCGACAAGGACGGCCTGATCGGCTATCGCGGCAAGCACCACACCGCCGTCGTCGATATCGACGAGAAGGACCAGCACGACATCTTCGATTTCTGGGAGCCGCTCTATAGCCGCGGCCGCAACGAGCTGATCCTCGATCCCGACGAATTCTATATCCTCGTCTCACGCGAGGCCGTGCACGTGCCGCCGGATTATGCCGCCGAGATGACCCCCTTCGATCCGCTGGTCGGCGAGTTCCGCGTCCACTATGCCGGCTTTTTCGATCCGGGCTTCGGCCATGCGCCGGCCGGCGGGCGCGGCAGCCGCGCCGTGCTCGAAGTGCGCAGCCATGAAGTGCCCTTTATCCTCGAAGACGGCCAGATCGTCGGCCGCCTGGTCTATGAACACATGCAGGAAAAGCCCGCCAGCCTCTACGGCTCCGGCCTCGGCTCCAACTACCAGGCCCAGGGCCTGAAACTCTCGAAACACTTCCGCATCTGACGGGCTGCGCTCAGCCGACTTGACAGCGGCCCCCTTCTGTTGGAAATCTCGCTTCATCGCGGGTGTAGCTCAATGGTAGAGCAGCAGCTTCCCAAGCTGAATACGAGGGTTCGATTCCCTTCACCCGCTCCATTGCACCTCAACCGTTTTGTATATCATCGTCTAACGACGTCCAATATCAGCTTAGAAATCAGCAATTTACTTCGAAAACAAAAACAGCACGAACGGAATCAATGCAATCGCACATACAGCAATCGCGAACGGAGTTCCGTAGCAAACCCTGGATTTATTTGAAGTAAGATCCTCTTCGGAATTCGAATCCCCGTTATAGACCTTCAATCCAACGTTACTGTCCAGATCAAAATTCCAGCCATTTTTCCTATAGAAGAGTATCTCTCTAATTTCTACACTAATCAGAAATACGAGGACCAATGACAAAAGAGTTATTGGTACGATTTCTCCATGGGAATCGAGATATTTTTCTATTGAACCCACGCTCTGCCCTCGCTGCGCCCAGCTATATTTTTGCCAGTCTACTTCCAACATGGATCGTCTCGATAGCAATTTTTCTGCTATCGGTTACGACCACCACCGCCGCACCCCGGCTCGAAATCGCCCGGCCCCATACGACAATCCCGCGCACCAGTTTGATGAAGATCTTTTACGAACGAAAAAGCTAATTACGAGTGGAACCGGGCCGACGACCCAAGGCCGACTAGACTAGCAGCTTACGAGCCGGCAATGCGTCAAAGCGGGCGGCTCCCAGAAACGTCTCCAACATTCCGTCGAAGTCTGCGCCGGCCATTCGTGGGGTGAGTGCGGTGTTATGAAGCATGCGAGCCTGTTCAATTTGCGCCTGAGAGCGGCAGGACCGCGCTTTGCGAGCGGCAGTGCAGTTAACGATGGCCCGAGAATGCGCCGCTCTGCGAGGTGAAAAAGACGTCCGATTTGGGGAATCGAGGTCTCATTCCTCTTCTGTGCCGCCCGCAATGTGCTTGACTGCATCGGCGGCGGTCTCCAGCAGTCGCTCCGACATGGCCTGATCGGTCATGATGCGAGATATGGTTACGGCGCCGACCATGAGGGACAGCACGACCATGGCTTTCTCGTACTGTTTTGTGCCGTCCGATGCTGGGATCAATTCGTCGAGAACCTGAAGGTGAGCTTCGATGCCATTCTGGAATGGAGCGCGCACCTCTTCGCTCTGACGCGCTGCGTCGGACCCGAGCGCGGCCAGGGGGCAGCCGTCGCCTTTCTCTTCCTGGTGCCCGGTTGAGAGATACATGCCGACAACCGCGCCGAAGGGATCGCTGCTTCCCGCAGCAACCCTCGACCACCGGCGAATTGCACTCTCCATCGCTCGCCCGGATGCCAGCGCCGCAAGATCGTCTTTCGATCGGAACTGTTTGTAGAATCCGCCCTGGGTGAGGCCGGCACCTTTCATCAGATCTTTCAGCCCGATGCCGTCGAAACCATGCTCCCGGAAGAGCCGGCTTGCGACGTTGATCACTGTTTCGCGGTTGGCCTCGGCCTGGGCACGGCTGACTCTCATAGCGACCTCCAATTAGATTTCATTTGACATCTATACCAGTTTTAGAGTTAGATCGCAATCTAAATGATCCGCCGTGCCGGTCAATAAGGGTTAATGAGATGAATCGCAAAATATTACTCGGCGCTTTCGCACTTGTGGCTGCTGCCGGCGCCACCGCTTTCGTGCTTTTCGAGGAGCCCTCCAAAGCCAGTGCAAAAGCCGCCGATGCCCGCACGGCACCCCCCTTTGTCAAGCTGGTGGAGGCAAAAAACCCGGAGGCCACCGAACGCACCTTCACGGGCACCATTGCCGCCCGGGTGCAGAGCAATCTCGGTTTTCGTGTCCCCGGCAAGATCATGCAGCGTTATGTGGACGTTGGCGTGCAGGTTAAGGCTGGCCAGCCGCTGATGCGCATCGACGAGACCGATCTGCGTCTCGCCCTGACGGCGAAGCGAAACGCGGTTGCCGCGGCGCAAGCAGTGCTGATCCAGGCGCAAGCCGACGAGCGGCGCTATGCCGCCTTGGTGAAAAACGGATTGGCCGCGACGCCGCAGCGCTATGAACAGGCGAAGGCAGCTCTCGACACCGCGACGGCGCAGCTTGCCGCGGCGGAAGCGGACGCGAAGGTCGCAGAGAACGAGACCGCCTATTCCATCCTCGTTGCCGATACCGATGGGACGGTTGTCGAAACGCTCGGAGAGCCGGGGCAGGTGGTGACGGCAGGACAAACCGTCGTCCGGCTCGCACAGGCCGGTCCGCGTGAAGCGCTGGTCTGGCTTCCGGAATTCCTGCGGCCTGAGATCGGCGAAACAGCCGATGCCAGCATCTACGGAAGCGAAGGCCGGCGGGACAAGGCGCGGCTGCGGCAGATCTCCGACGCGGCCGACCCTCAAACCCGCACCTATGAAGCACGCTGGGTTCTGGATGGCGCGGCAGCGTCGGCCCC
This DNA window, taken from Rhizobium etli CFN 42, encodes the following:
- a CDS encoding aspartate aminotransferase family protein; translated protein: MAEAAPLYDTYSRAPLRFERGEGVWLITESGERYLDFGAGVAVTSVGHGNPHVVAALKEQADKVWHLSNIYEIPGQERLAKRLTDATFADKVFFTNSGAEALECAIKTARRYQFSKGHPERFHIITFEGAFHGRTLATIAAGGQEKYLEGFGPKAPGFDQVPFGDIEAVRAAITDATAAILIEPVQGEGGVRPATTEFMKALRRICDENGLLLILDEVQTGVGRTGKLFAHEWSGITPDIMAVAKGIGGGFPLGACLATAEAASGMKAGTHGSTYGGNPLAMAVGSAVLDVILAEGFLEHVRDVALVFRQGLASLKDRYPDVIEDIRGEGLLLGVKAAVPSAELLQAIRAAHLLGVPAGDNVIRLLPPLVVTAEEAREGLARLERAAESIRAAKIKKTA
- the argF gene encoding ornithine carbamoyltransferase; this encodes MAPKHFLDLSAVTSADLRTIMNDALSRKQAFKAGKGDKPLAGKMLAMIFEKPSTRTRVSFDVGMRQLGGETLFLSGTEMQLGRAETIGDTAKVLSRYVDAIMIRTTEHSRLLELAEHATVPVINALTDDTHPCQIMADIMTFEEHRGPIKGKTIAWTGDGNNVLHSLVEGAARFGYRMNMAVPLGSEPKDHYLNWARNEGAEIMLCHDADRAVEGVDCVVTDTWVSMNQEHRARGHNVFQPYQVNAALMAKAGSDALFMHCLPAHRGEEVTDEVIDGPQSVVFDEAENRLHAQKSILAWCLGAI
- a CDS encoding Hsp33 family molecular chaperone, with the translated sequence MAEAAAALGQFDFAGDDHVVPFQVEGLDVRGRAVQLGPMLDAILERHHYPAPVARLLAEVVVLTVLLGTSLKFDGKFTVQTKGDGPVDLLVADFSTPENVRAYARFDRALLDQAIASGETEPEQLLGKGVLAFTIDQGKFAQPYQGIVALDGTSLEEIAGVYFRQSEQIPTRVRLAAAELFDRDDAGKPRHRWRAGGLVAQFLPEAPERMRQPDLHGGDGDTGDRPHGEDDAWTEARSLVETIDADELTDPLVGTERLLFRLFHERGVRVFEPRAVFDRCSCSREKIGNVLKGFTAEEIEASQENGEISVTCEFCSTTYRFEAAELQPAE
- a CDS encoding IS630-like element ISRel6 family transposase (programmed frameshift), with amino-acid sequence MTRPYSNDLRERVIAAVVDGQSCRVVAERFNIAISSVVKWSQRYRATGSVSPGKMGGHRRRVLEPHRAFIVEQIEQTSHLTLHRLKDELAARGVSVSHNAIWQFMRREGLSFKKTLFALEQGRADIARRRARWKAWQDRFDPKRLVFIDETWIRTNMAPLRGWGPRGKRLRGFAPHGRWRTLTFLGALRCDKLTAPCVFDGPINGECFHAYVRQQLIPTLKPGDIVILDNLGSHKAKAIRDAIRAVGARLWFLPKYSPDLNPIEQAFAKIKHWMRQAQKRTIEETWRHLGILADTIKPEECANYFSNAGYASVKT
- the apaG gene encoding Co2+/Mg2+ efflux protein ApaG, whose product is MYRALTRDIEVVVEPFYLEEQSDPEDDRYVWGYRIVISNNSGVAVRLVNRYWNITDQNGQVDEVTGPGVVGEQPRLSPGDTYEYSSGCPLDTPSGLMFGHYQMETDEGELFDVDIPAFSLDSPGLLRVLN
- a CDS encoding O-succinylhomoserine sulfhydrylase; this translates as MSKTWRPATQLVHGGTLRSQYGETSEAIYLTQGFVYDTSEAAEARFKGETDGFIYARYGSPTNDMFEKRMCALEGAEDARATASGMAAVAAAVLCQVKAGDHIVAARALFGSCRWVVETLAPKYGVECTLVDGRDLANWEKAIRPNTKVFFLESPTNPTLEVVDISGVAKLANQVGAKLIVDNVFATPLFQKPLELGAHIVVYSATKHIDGQGRCLGGVVLADKAWIDENLHDYFRHTGPAMSPFNAWTLLKGIETLPLRVRQQTENAAKIADFLAEQGKVAKVIYPGRKDHPQAEIIAKQMTGGSTLVCFELKGGKEAAFALQNALEIIKISNNLGDSKSLITHPATTTHKNLTEEARAELGISPGTVRLSAGIEDTDDLIEDFARALTKVSA
- a CDS encoding 2'-deoxycytidine 5'-triphosphate deaminase; its protein translation is MMARETGILADRAIAALFETGRLNSERELDRDQIQPASLDLRLGSKAFRVRASFMPGPSHLVSDKLDRLSLHVIDLSQGAVLETGCVYIVPLMESLALPADMSASANPKSSTGRLDIFTRVITDYAQEFDKIPAGYSGPLYLEISPRTFPIVVRRGSRLSQIRFRVGQSVLGEPELLKLHESETLVASKQPNVSGGGIALSIDLSGDKDGLIGYRGKHHTAVVDIDEKDQHDIFDFWEPLYSRGRNELILDPDEFYILVSREAVHVPPDYAAEMTPFDPLVGEFRVHYAGFFDPGFGHAPAGGRGSRAVLEVRSHEVPFILEDGQIVGRLVYEHMQEKPASLYGSGLGSNYQAQGLKLSKHFRI
- a CDS encoding TetR/AcrR family transcriptional regulator; this translates as MRVSRAQAEANRETVINVASRLFREHGFDGIGLKDLMKGAGLTQGGFYKQFRSKDDLAALASGRAMESAIRRWSRVAAGSSDPFGAVVGMYLSTGHQEEKGDGCPLAALGSDAARQSEEVRAPFQNGIEAHLQVLDELIPASDGTKQYEKAMVVLSLMVGAVTISRIMTDQAMSERLLETAADAVKHIAGGTEEE
- a CDS encoding efflux RND transporter periplasmic adaptor subunit, coding for MNRKILLGAFALVAAAGATAFVLFEEPSKASAKAADARTAPPFVKLVEAKNPEATERTFTGTIAARVQSNLGFRVPGKIMQRYVDVGVQVKAGQPLMRIDETDLRLALTAKRNAVAAAQAVLIQAQADERRYAALVKNGLAATPQRYEQAKAALDTATAQLAAAEADAKVAENETAYSILVADTDGTVVETLGEPGQVVTAGQTVVRLAQAGPREALVWLPEFLRPEIGETADASIYGSEGRRDKARLRQISDAADPQTRTYEARWVLDGAAASAPLGATVTIRISNSRGQSQAAVPVGAVLDDGSRTGVWVFDEKSSTVHFRQVKIEQIGEEVAVVSSVKAGEPVVALGAHLLQDGASVRTKVEQAEAAKQ